A part of candidate division WOR-3 bacterium genomic DNA contains:
- a CDS encoding membrane dipeptidase — protein MNIPVFDLHCDTPLNIKKKKFRHIRPSYLNPAVFCGAIFAHFVYPQVKEPFDLGLKLVLNTINYLRNKNEINILGSLNNFDIKRTNIILGVEGGHIFDKNFTQFETFYELGVRVFTITWNNSNQLAHAAFDDDKKGLTRKGREFVKMLRYYEVIIDLSHASTRTVLEVCEISENPVIASHSCMRKLNPFIRNIDDQAIRAIVKRGGIVGINFSQKHLGHYSVIDHLKYLCENFGVDSAGLGSDFDGITDPIWQCPEGYVEIANELWKSGYKKIAIEKIFYKNFLRLLQKV, from the coding sequence ATGAATATCCCGGTCTTTGATCTCCATTGTGATACCCCATTGAATATAAAAAAGAAGAAATTCAGACATATCCGCCCCAGCTATTTAAATCCAGCAGTTTTTTGTGGAGCAATATTCGCCCATTTTGTTTATCCCCAAGTGAAAGAGCCATTTGATTTGGGATTAAAACTCGTCTTGAACACGATAAATTATTTGAGAAATAAAAACGAAATAAACATCCTCGGTAGTCTTAATAACTTTGATATCAAAAGAACTAATATAATATTAGGTGTTGAGGGTGGCCACATCTTCGATAAGAACTTTACGCAGTTTGAAACCTTTTATGAACTTGGGGTGCGGGTGTTTACAATCACCTGGAATAATTCCAACCAATTGGCCCATGCTGCATTTGACGATGACAAGAAGGGATTGACCAGAAAGGGTAGGGAGTTTGTTAAAATGCTTAGATACTACGAAGTAATAATCGATCTTTCCCACGCCTCAACCCGAACGGTGTTAGAGGTTTGTGAAATCAGTGAAAATCCGGTAATTGCCTCCCATTCCTGCATGCGGAAGTTAAATCCATTTATCAGAAATATAGATGACCAGGCGATAAGGGCAATTGTCAAAAGAGGGGGTATAGTCGGGATTAACTTTTCCCAGAAACATCTTGGGCATTATTCGGTAATCGACCATCTAAAATACCTATGTGAAAACTTTGGAGTTGATAGTGCTGGATTGGGCAGCGATTTTGATGGGATAACTGATCCGATATGGCAATGTCCCGAAGGCTATGTGGAAATTGCCAACGAACTATGGAAATCTGGTTATAAAAAGATCGCAATTGAAAAAATATTTTATAAAAACTTCTTAAGGTTACTTCAAAAAGTATGA
- a CDS encoding 4Fe-4S cluster-binding domain-containing protein — translation MNLLDFKENKDLIINIFVTGKCNAQCRECINQTITQNSGLKVEELEINIERDLKIIEEILRRNTDMPATICFYGGEPLLEPHRFVPIIGNLRKSEDNTRVKFMVYTNGEFLAQFFKEYPEIARNIWMYAVSIDGDEEQHNRVRIGTDLKRIRENLLFVKDLYRGNILMWSTLREEQSLGKCFDEFMSLYRKGLVHHFFWHWLETREDFKNFSEYYKNYTNDLKIIIDEYIKNLNDGILLPIAHINELILYLITGKHRNHTACGAELNTNYDLVGGEILACVDLPFEMGKSLKQNPEKLLSLKKILGCYHCEIHFYCGGRCPIQILFGTKLRTKQYCELLKAHVQTVKERLPEIKEVLLNKKITLQDIYDRSAFIVRYTDVTP, via the coding sequence ATGAATCTTTTGGATTTTAAAGAAAATAAAGATTTAATCATCAATATTTTCGTCACTGGCAAATGCAATGCCCAATGCCGGGAATGCATCAATCAAACAATCACCCAAAATTCGGGATTGAAGGTAGAAGAATTAGAAATCAATATTGAACGCGATTTAAAAATCATTGAGGAAATATTGCGAAGAAATACCGACATGCCGGCAACGATCTGTTTTTACGGTGGAGAACCCCTTCTTGAACCACATCGTTTTGTGCCGATAATTGGAAATTTGAGGAAAAGCGAAGATAATACCCGGGTCAAATTTATGGTTTATACCAATGGAGAATTTCTTGCTCAATTTTTTAAAGAATATCCAGAGATTGCAAGAAATATCTGGATGTATGCAGTATCTATTGATGGTGATGAAGAACAGCACAATCGGGTAAGGATTGGAACCGATCTCAAGCGAATCAGGGAAAACCTCCTATTTGTGAAAGATTTATATCGCGGGAATATATTGATGTGGTCAACCTTACGTGAGGAACAGTCATTGGGAAAATGCTTTGATGAATTTATGAGTTTGTATAGAAAAGGACTCGTTCATCATTTTTTCTGGCACTGGCTTGAAACACGCGAGGACTTTAAAAATTTTTCTGAATATTATAAAAATTATACAAACGATTTAAAAATAATAATTGATGAATATATAAAAAATTTGAACGATGGAATTTTACTACCCATTGCCCATATCAATGAATTGATTTTATATCTTATTACCGGAAAACACCGGAATCATACGGCCTGCGGTGCTGAATTAAATACGAATTACGACCTGGTTGGAGGTGAAATTCTTGCCTGCGTCGACCTCCCATTTGAAATGGGAAAAAGTTTGAAACAAAATCCAGAAAAACTTTTATCTCTGAAAAAAATCCTTGGGTGTTATCACTGCGAAATTCATTTTTATTGCGGTGGTCGATGTCCTATCCAAATTCTTTTCGGAACAAAATTGAGGACAAAGCAATACTGTGAGTTATTAAAAGCACATGTTCAAACTGTAAAAGAGAGATTGCCAGAAATAAAAGAAGTCCTTCTAAATAAAAAAATTACACTTCAGGATATTTACGATCGTTCAGCGTTTATCGTCCGCTATACCGATGTGACACCATAA